A genomic region of Caenorhabditis elegans chromosome V contains the following coding sequences:
- the F58H1.8 gene encoding uncharacterized protein (Confirmed by transcript evidence) encodes MIIRCFQNLNQSSLHLYRGICTSRPSSSVFDKIKNFLLAEERENFDRDNIRKAHQKDNVDEKEWALIYRDVGASRTFYMTAAFVPSFIVGSSIFAFDVNSNSPGNRFDFVQKLVTDSEELGVLIALPSVALAVVFACLIRVQQLRLIRIYQNKNDAEQFMAIRSKFIVKQHKELFRRDETTGFYFADDQTDGVRVAMHFLLGNIQIGSRKSMIIDDMFRANNYRSYMLNETSVPPRL; translated from the exons ATGATAATAcggtgttttcaaaatttaaatcaaagtTCATTGCATCTATATCGAGGAATTTGTACTTCTCGTCCGTCTTCAAGcgttttcgataaaattaaaaattttctactggct gaaGAGCGAGAAAATTTCGATAGAGACAATATTCGAAAAGCCCACCAAAAAGACAACGTCGACGAAAAGGAATGGGCATTGATTTATAGAGATGTTG GAGCATCGAGAACATTTTACATGACTGCTGCTTTTGTTCCATCCTTCATCGTTGgctcttcaatttttgctttCGATGTCAATTCAAACAGTCCTGGAAATCGATTCGATTTTGTGCAGAAGCTAGTGACGGATTCAGAAGAACTTGGAGTTCTCATTGCACTTCCATCAGTTGCATTAGCAGTTGTATTTGCCTGTTTAATCCGTGTTCAGCAGTTACGACTAATTAGGATATACCAGAATAAAAATGACGCGGAGCAGTTTATGGCTATACGGTCGAAATTCATTGTTAAGCAGcacaaa gagcTGTTCCGACGAGATGAAACAACTGGTTTCTACTTCGCAGATGATCAAACTGACGGTGTCCGAGTTGCAATGCATTTCTTGTTGGGAAATATTCAGATTGGAAGTCGAAAATCCATGATCATAGATGATATGTTTAGAGCAAACAATTATAGATCTTATATGCTAAACGAAACGAGTGTTCCTCCAAGGttatag
- the gpla-1 gene encoding Bursicon (Confirmed by transcript evidence) — protein MMGSKARARRRLSCFLSVFVVTCLLQYCTAGVTKNNSCKKVGVEELIDEEGCDLMIIRINRCSGHCFSFTFPNPLTKKYSVHAKCCRMVEWEMLETELKCSKGNRNLRIPSATQCECFDCLVR, from the exons ATGATGGGCTCCAAAGCACGAGCACGACGACGTTTAAGTTGTTTTTTAAGCGTTTTTGTTGTGACATGCTTATTACAGTACTGCACAGCAGGTGTTACTAAGAATAATAGTTGCAAAAAAGTTG gagtgGAGGAACTTATAGATGAAGAAGGCTGTGATTTGATGATAATTCGAATCAATCGATGCAGTGGGCATTGCTTCTCATTTACATTTCCTAATCCCTtaacgaaaaaatattcagtgCATGCGAAGTGCTGCCGGATGGTTGAATGGGAAATG cttgaaacagaattaaaatgttccaaaGGAAACCGAAATCTTCGAATACCATCTGCAACACAATGTGAATGTTTTGATTGTCTTGTTCGATAG
- the F58H1.6 gene encoding EGF-like domain-containing protein (Confirmed by transcript evidence), producing MSKNNSTANATDHNVETCTGDICNGFGECRVLNPGMLIERFECMCDLWHTGQLCQYDVPLPIAITITTTLFTWLILFFFWYSSRRFEKKKIHFPSRRRRFVDYLINAQRSEKLELNSQQQLGNRHSGSSELVKSESRKKAKSSNQKEKVKPEKRGRATATTGAGPTIDQSLKGPTGTTMASERGMTMTQTIQKEKSIKKKKSEKDERKRAKEVGNEEAAADNQTVTQGNDTTTTQGPSSMFPADLSKKHRLGLQKVKERAVEVPEKKKTKNNE from the exons ATGTCGAAGAACAACTCCACTGCAAACGCTACTGATCATAATGT tgaaaCTTGCACCGGGGACATCTGCAATGGGTTCGGAGAATGCAGAGTCCTGAATCCCGGAATGCTGATTGAAAGATTCGAGTGCATGTGTGATCTCTGGCACACTGGACAACTATGCCAGTATGATGTTCCCTTACCAATTGCGATCACTATCACCACTACATTGTTCACCTGGCTcattttgttcttcttttggTACTCTTCGCGTCGTTTTGA gaaGAAGAAGATTCACTTTCCAAGTAGACGACGCCGTTTTGTGGATTATCTCATTAATGCACAGCgatcggaaaaattggaactaAATTCTCAACAACAACTTGGAAATAGACACTCGGGATCTAGCGAGTTGGTCAAGTCGGAAAGTCGGAAGAAAGCCAAAAGTTCTAACCAGAAAGAAAAAGTCAAGCCAGAGAAAAGAGGAAGAGCAACAGCAACCACTGGTGCCGGACCAACTATAGATCAGAGCTTGAAGGGCCCCACAGGAACTACTATGGCATCTGAAAGAGGAATGACAATGACTCAGACaatccaaaaagaaaaatcaattaaaaagaagaaatcggaaaaagaTGAAAGAAAGAGAGCAAAAGAAGTGGGAAATGAAGAAGCTGCAGCTGACAATCAGACGGTTACTCAAGGAAATGATACGACAACTACACAAGGACCATCTTCCATGTTTCCTGCCGATTTATCCAAGAAACACAGATTGGGATTGCAAAAAGTTAAGGAGCGTGCAGTGGAAGTGcctgaaaagaagaaaactaaaaataacgAGTGA